A stretch of the Filimonas lacunae genome encodes the following:
- a CDS encoding STN and carboxypeptidase regulatory-like domain-containing protein, whose translation MIRTYFLFLIMTLLCGQLQAQGLLQMPVTIEAHNRPLEKVLDTISKQGRFIFSYNSNLIKADSLVTLSVKNKTVKQVLDLLFNETLQYNQSGSYLILQPAAHQPNSWYVTGYIEDAVSGEKLNNTSIYDRNNLVGTITDEHGFFKLKLKEKGNYPPQLAISISRISYADTAIIIRPGQSYELTIAIQPISAELDPLVLNSKIEKGWIAHLFITPAQSIQSLNLRNFFASKPVQFSLTPGLGSHGNMSTQVVNKFSFNVLGGYTAGTRGLEVAGLFNINKKDAKYVQVAGINNAVGGKVEGLQVAGIHNHVQDSVKGLQVAGIVNTSGAVKGMQVAGIANITDSNITGFQVAGIANIVKGSTSGLQVAGILNRTRRLKGLQVGLINIADTLDGCSLALVTITKSGYHKMLVIHNSLMDVNLAYKAGNKKLYSLVMGGINTGSNRKAYSYGYGFGTEIALNNSISWINEITAQHIYNGQWQEIYSYQPALQMMLGKRLGIIAGPVLYVGNPKAAKAGYVETTPAHSLFSGNATRGWLGWQVGVQLF comes from the coding sequence ATGATCAGAACATATTTTCTCTTTTTGATAATGACACTGCTTTGCGGTCAGTTACAGGCCCAGGGCCTGCTACAAATGCCTGTTACCATAGAAGCACATAACCGGCCGCTGGAAAAAGTGCTGGACACCATCAGCAAACAAGGCAGGTTCATTTTCTCATATAACAGCAATTTGATTAAAGCCGACAGCCTGGTTACGCTGAGCGTAAAAAACAAAACCGTGAAGCAGGTGCTGGATCTTTTGTTCAACGAAACCCTGCAATACAATCAATCGGGTAGCTACCTGATATTGCAGCCTGCCGCCCACCAACCCAACAGCTGGTATGTAACCGGCTATATAGAAGATGCCGTGAGCGGCGAAAAACTGAACAATACCAGCATCTACGACCGCAACAACCTGGTAGGTACCATTACCGATGAACATGGCTTTTTTAAATTAAAGCTGAAAGAGAAAGGAAATTACCCTCCCCAGCTGGCCATTAGCATCAGCCGTATTTCTTATGCAGATACCGCTATTATAATACGGCCTGGCCAGAGTTATGAACTCACCATTGCCATTCAACCAATATCGGCCGAGTTAGATCCGCTGGTGCTGAACTCGAAAATTGAAAAAGGATGGATAGCACATTTGTTTATTACGCCTGCACAAAGTATTCAAAGCCTGAACCTGCGTAACTTTTTTGCCAGCAAACCTGTGCAGTTTTCATTAACGCCGGGCCTGGGCTCACATGGCAACATGAGTACCCAGGTGGTGAATAAGTTTTCTTTTAATGTGCTGGGCGGTTATACTGCCGGTACCCGTGGGTTGGAAGTAGCCGGCCTGTTCAACATCAATAAAAAAGATGCAAAGTATGTTCAGGTAGCAGGCATTAACAACGCAGTAGGAGGTAAAGTGGAAGGGTTACAGGTAGCAGGCATACACAACCATGTGCAGGATTCGGTAAAAGGATTGCAGGTGGCGGGTATTGTAAACACATCCGGGGCAGTGAAAGGGATGCAGGTAGCAGGCATTGCCAACATTACCGACAGCAACATTACCGGTTTTCAGGTGGCGGGCATTGCCAATATTGTAAAAGGAAGCACCAGCGGTTTACAGGTGGCAGGCATACTTAACCGCACACGCCGCTTAAAAGGCCTGCAGGTAGGATTAATAAATATTGCTGATACCTTGGATGGATGTAGCCTGGCCCTGGTTACCATTACTAAAAGTGGGTATCATAAAATGTTGGTAATCCATAACTCCTTAATGGATGTAAACCTGGCATATAAAGCAGGTAATAAAAAATTGTACAGCCTGGTAATGGGCGGCATCAATACAGGAAGCAACCGTAAAGCCTATAGTTACGGATATGGGTTTGGTACAGAGATAGCACTTAACAACAGCATCAGCTGGATAAATGAAATTACCGCACAGCATATTTACAATGGCCAGTGGCAGGAAATTTATAGCTACCAGCCTGCCTTACAAATGATGCTGGGTAAAAGGCTGGGGATAATAGCAGGGCCGGTATTGTATGTAGGCAACCCCAAAGCAGCCAAAGCCGGTTATGTGGAAACAACTCCTGCACATTCCCTGTTTTCCGGCAATGCCACCCGTGGCTGGCTGGGATGGCAGGTAGGCGTGCAATTGTTTTAA
- a CDS encoding FecR domain-containing protein — translation MHTEMNEQTDILLVKYMLGETTANEKQEVTAWLAQDSANQQYYEQLQTIWQKSKQLEPHTTVNENDAWQRFQQRAGNGNPSISTPAARVLPLRRIAAAAAVVLLAAGGWWLYQSGVSGRNTVTLTATSEVVTDTLPDGSVVTLNKNAQLNYRKNLASTDNNRKVNLEGEAFFNIAPDKNKPFVITAGDVTVKVLGTSFNIKRTATSTEIIVASGAIEVVHHNQAMRLQQQEKIVVTTNDNQLQKQQNNSELYSYYHTRQFVCKNTPLYQLVNVLNEAYDAHIVIANKAIQSLPLTTTFQQQPVDSIITVITQTLGIEAKRQNHQIILQ, via the coding sequence ATGCATACAGAAATGAACGAACAAACAGATATACTACTGGTAAAATATATGCTGGGCGAAACTACAGCCAACGAAAAGCAAGAGGTAACAGCATGGCTGGCACAGGATAGCGCCAACCAGCAATATTACGAGCAGTTGCAAACCATCTGGCAAAAAAGCAAGCAACTGGAACCACATACCACAGTAAATGAAAATGATGCCTGGCAACGTTTCCAGCAAAGAGCAGGCAATGGTAATCCTTCTATAAGCACACCAGCCGCCCGCGTGTTACCACTAAGGCGTATAGCTGCAGCCGCAGCAGTTGTGCTGCTGGCTGCCGGTGGCTGGTGGTTGTATCAAAGTGGTGTGTCAGGCCGCAATACCGTAACCCTTACAGCCACAAGTGAGGTAGTTACAGATACGCTTCCGGACGGATCGGTAGTAACGCTGAATAAAAATGCACAATTAAACTACCGGAAAAACCTGGCCAGCACAGACAATAACAGGAAGGTGAACCTGGAAGGAGAAGCCTTTTTCAATATTGCCCCCGATAAAAACAAGCCTTTTGTAATTACTGCCGGTGATGTTACCGTAAAAGTACTGGGCACTTCGTTTAACATTAAACGCACTGCCACAAGCACTGAAATTATTGTAGCATCCGGAGCCATAGAGGTAGTACACCATAACCAGGCAATGCGCCTGCAGCAACAGGAAAAAATAGTGGTAACCACAAATGATAACCAGCTGCAAAAACAACAGAACAACAGCGAGCTGTATAGTTATTACCATACCCGGCAGTTTGTGTGTAAAAACACGCCGTTGTATCAACTGGTAAACGTGCTGAACGAAGCCTACGATGCGCATATTGTAATAGCCAACAAGGCTATTCAATCATTACCCCTTACCACTACTTTCCAGCAGCAACCAGTAGACAGTATCATTACTGTTATTACGCAAACGCTGGGAATTGAAGCCAAACGGCAAAACCACCAAATTATTCTACAATGA
- a CDS encoding RNA polymerase sigma-70 factor, which yields MQPTLDISYSGLMRLLLAGDEQVFEQVFKTHFKSLHAYAFTILNSEAVAEEMVQQVFYKLWERKETVEVHTSLKAYLYRAVHNESINYLKHHTIKIKHQTYAMQQQQHQQEQSAGEKLAGKELEQQIRQALNELPEQCRTIFQLSRYEELKYKEIADQLGLSIKTIESQMGKALKLLRVKLADFLVLIISLLLYR from the coding sequence ATGCAGCCAACCTTAGATATCAGTTATTCCGGTTTAATGCGGCTGTTGCTGGCAGGCGATGAACAGGTGTTTGAACAGGTGTTTAAAACACACTTTAAAAGCCTGCATGCCTACGCCTTCACCATACTGAACAGCGAAGCCGTTGCGGAAGAAATGGTGCAGCAGGTATTTTACAAACTATGGGAACGCAAAGAAACAGTAGAAGTGCACACCTCGTTAAAAGCATATCTGTACCGTGCGGTACATAACGAAAGCATCAACTACCTGAAACACCATACCATTAAAATCAAACATCAAACATATGCCATGCAACAACAGCAACATCAGCAGGAACAGAGCGCAGGGGAAAAGCTGGCAGGCAAAGAGCTGGAACAACAAATACGTCAGGCCTTAAACGAACTGCCCGAGCAATGCCGCACCATATTTCAGCTAAGCAGGTACGAAGAGTTGAAGTATAAAGAAATAGCAGATCAACTGGGCCTGAGTATAAAAACCATAGAGAGCCAGATGGGTAAGGCTTTAAAGCTACTGCGTGTAAAGCTGGCCGATTTTCTGGTACTTATTATATCCTTATTGCTTTATCGTTAA